In Brevibacillus brevis, a genomic segment contains:
- a CDS encoding MFS transporter — translation MGTILLLIIYLAFISLGLPDSLLGAAWPVMRPDLGAPIGMAGVLAMTVTVGTIVSSLASGAVVRRFGTGRITLASCFMTAGALLGFAYAPSIAWLIVCAIPLGLGGGAVDAGLNHYVAAHYKAHHMSWLHCFWGVGATAGPMIMATFLTGNASWRDGYLAVAGIQFTLVILLAATLPLWGRTAKKQGADSASGEVPSQAEPPLGNGGASKAKGVAFALASFLFYCGVEATVGLWGSSYLVNARGLPADDAAFWVSIYYAGITIGRLITGFVTFRLSNLLLIRGGQILALAGALLLLVPLPTGFSLAGLLITGLGLAPIYPCMLHETPARFGGALAQRIMGYQMAVAYTGSTLMPPLLGLLAGFSTIGIFPLYIVVSAAAMLLFSERLNVILSRPKERSDAIHPY, via the coding sequence ATGGGGACGATTTTGCTTTTGATCATTTATTTGGCCTTTATCAGCCTTGGGCTGCCCGATTCCTTGCTCGGTGCAGCATGGCCCGTCATGCGGCCGGATCTGGGAGCACCGATCGGGATGGCAGGCGTGTTGGCGATGACAGTGACCGTTGGCACGATTGTATCTAGCCTGGCAAGCGGGGCAGTCGTGCGCCGGTTCGGTACGGGGCGCATCACGCTGGCAAGCTGCTTCATGACTGCCGGAGCGCTGCTGGGATTTGCCTATGCGCCATCGATCGCTTGGCTGATCGTCTGCGCCATTCCGCTGGGGCTCGGTGGAGGGGCTGTCGATGCCGGACTCAATCATTACGTGGCGGCGCATTACAAGGCCCATCACATGAGTTGGCTGCATTGTTTCTGGGGCGTCGGTGCGACGGCCGGTCCGATGATTATGGCTACGTTTTTGACCGGGAATGCGTCTTGGAGAGACGGGTATCTGGCAGTGGCCGGCATCCAGTTCACGTTGGTGATCCTGCTTGCGGCCACGCTTCCGTTGTGGGGGCGTACAGCGAAGAAGCAAGGCGCTGACTCGGCTTCGGGAGAGGTGCCATCACAGGCGGAGCCGCCACTCGGCAACGGGGGCGCGAGCAAAGCCAAAGGTGTCGCGTTTGCGCTGGCATCGTTTCTATTCTATTGTGGCGTCGAGGCGACAGTGGGCTTGTGGGGCAGCAGTTATTTGGTGAATGCGAGAGGGCTGCCGGCAGATGATGCCGCGTTTTGGGTTTCGATTTATTATGCAGGCATTACAATAGGAAGGCTGATCACCGGATTCGTCACTTTCAGGCTGAGCAATTTGCTGTTGATTCGAGGGGGTCAGATCCTGGCGCTTGCTGGTGCACTGCTCCTGCTAGTGCCGCTTCCGACCGGTTTCTCGCTGGCCGGGTTGCTCATCACGGGACTTGGACTCGCGCCGATTTACCCTTGCATGCTGCATGAGACGCCTGCCCGATTCGGCGGTGCGCTGGCACAGCGAATCATGGGATATCAGATGGCCGTCGCCTATACCGGAAGCACGTTGATGCCGCCGCTTCTCGGGCTGCTGGCCGGGTTCTCGACCATCGGCATCTTCCCGCTCTATATCGTCGTTTCGGCTGCCGCCATGTTGTTGTTCTCGGAACGATTGAACGTCATCCTGAGCAGGCCGAAGGAACGCAGCGACGCGATCCACCCGTACTAA